One Pseudomonas brassicacearum genomic region harbors:
- a CDS encoding acyl-CoA dehydrogenase, which produces MDFAYSPKVQELRERVTAFMDAYVYPAEAVFERQVAEGDRWQPTAIMEELKAKAKAEGLWNLFLPESELGAGLTNLEYAPLAEIMGRSLLGPEPFNCSAPDTGNMEVLVRYANEEQKQRWLEPLLRGEIRSAFAMTEPDVASSDATNMAARAERDGDQWVINGKKWWTSGACDPRCKILIFMGLSNPDAPRHAQHSMILVPVDTPGVKIVRPLPVFGYDDAPHGHAEVLFDNVRVPYENVLLGEGRGFEIAQGRLGPGRIHHCMRSIGMAERALELMCKRAISRTAFGQPLARLGGNVDKIADSRMEIDMARLLTLKAAYMMDTVGNKVAKSEIAQIKVVAPNVALKVIDRAIQIHGGAGVSNDFPLAYMYAMQRTLRLADGPDEVHRAAIGKFEIGKYVPKEMLRSGR; this is translated from the coding sequence ATGGATTTTGCCTATTCCCCCAAGGTTCAGGAACTGCGTGAACGCGTCACGGCGTTCATGGATGCCTACGTCTACCCGGCCGAAGCGGTGTTCGAGCGGCAAGTGGCCGAAGGCGATCGTTGGCAGCCCACAGCCATCATGGAAGAGCTCAAGGCCAAGGCCAAAGCCGAGGGCCTGTGGAATCTGTTTCTGCCTGAGTCCGAGCTGGGTGCCGGCCTGACCAACCTGGAATACGCGCCGCTGGCAGAGATCATGGGCCGTTCGCTGCTGGGGCCGGAACCCTTCAACTGCTCGGCGCCGGACACCGGCAACATGGAAGTGCTGGTGCGCTACGCCAATGAAGAGCAAAAGCAACGCTGGCTCGAGCCGCTGCTGCGCGGCGAGATCCGCTCGGCCTTCGCCATGACCGAGCCGGACGTCGCCTCTTCGGACGCCACCAACATGGCCGCCCGTGCCGAGCGTGACGGTGACCAGTGGGTGATCAACGGCAAGAAGTGGTGGACCTCAGGGGCCTGCGACCCGCGCTGCAAGATCCTGATCTTCATGGGCCTGAGCAACCCCGATGCGCCGCGCCATGCCCAGCATTCGATGATCCTGGTACCGGTGGACACGCCCGGGGTAAAAATCGTCCGGCCGCTGCCGGTGTTCGGCTACGACGATGCGCCCCATGGCCATGCCGAAGTGCTGTTCGATAACGTGCGGGTACCGTACGAAAACGTTCTGCTGGGTGAGGGGCGCGGCTTTGAAATTGCCCAAGGCCGCCTCGGTCCAGGCCGGATCCACCACTGCATGCGCTCCATCGGCATGGCCGAGCGCGCACTGGAATTGATGTGCAAGCGTGCCATCAGCCGCACCGCGTTCGGCCAGCCACTGGCACGCCTGGGCGGTAACGTCGACAAGATTGCCGACTCGCGGATGGAAATCGACATGGCCCGCCTGCTGACGTTGAAGGCGGCGTACATGATGGACACCGTCGGCAATAAAGTGGCCAAGAGCGAAATCGCCCAGATCAAGGTCGTCGCGCCGAACGTGGCCCTGAAGGTCATCGACCGGGCGATCCAGATCCACGGCGGGGCCGGGGTTTCCAACGATTTCCCGTTGGCCTACATGTACGCCATGCAACGCACCCTGCGCCTGGCGGACGGCCCGGACGAAGTGCACCGCGCTGCCATCGGCAAGTTCGAGATTGGCAAGTATGTGCCCAAGGAAATGCTGCGTAGCGGGCGCTGA
- a CDS encoding LysR family transcriptional regulator, with product MNLSKVDLNLFIVFDAIYTEANLTRAGQIVGITQPAVSNALARLRETFNDPLFVRTAQGMVPTPMAQNIIGPVRNALSLLRVSVQESRIFNPLQAVKTYRISMTDLTEGVILPLLFQRLRRLAPTVAIESFLSKRRETTKELAAGRLDFAVDAPLNTDPQVRHVKLMEDRYVCAMRKGHPLAGKEKISLDDYLAQTHVHISSRRNGLGYVDLALGKMGIQRKIALRSQHYLMASQVLQQTDMVMTVPERFARRHDLHAFLLPVNDVPPVETHLYWHESTDQDPANRWMREQMIELCQQVTAHEKKLDKV from the coding sequence ATGAATCTGAGCAAGGTCGATCTCAACCTTTTCATTGTCTTCGATGCGATCTACACCGAAGCCAACCTGACCCGCGCCGGGCAGATCGTCGGCATCACGCAGCCGGCCGTGTCCAATGCCCTGGCCCGCCTGCGAGAGACGTTCAACGACCCGCTGTTCGTGCGCACCGCCCAGGGGATGGTACCCACACCCATGGCCCAGAACATCATCGGCCCGGTGCGCAACGCCCTGTCGCTGCTGCGGGTGTCGGTGCAAGAAAGCCGGATCTTCAACCCGCTGCAGGCGGTCAAGACCTACCGCATCAGCATGACCGACCTCACCGAAGGCGTGATTCTGCCGCTGTTGTTTCAACGCCTGCGCCGCCTGGCGCCGACCGTGGCCATCGAGAGCTTCCTGTCCAAACGCCGCGAAACCACCAAGGAACTGGCCGCCGGCCGCCTCGACTTTGCCGTGGACGCGCCGCTCAACACCGATCCGCAGGTGCGTCACGTCAAGCTGATGGAAGACCGTTACGTGTGCGCCATGCGCAAGGGCCACCCGCTGGCGGGCAAGGAAAAGATCAGCCTCGACGATTATCTGGCCCAGACCCACGTGCATATTTCCAGCCGTCGCAACGGGCTGGGTTATGTCGACCTGGCCTTGGGCAAGATGGGCATCCAACGCAAGATCGCCCTGCGTTCCCAACATTACCTGATGGCCTCCCAAGTGCTGCAGCAGACCGACATGGTCATGACCGTCCCCGAACGCTTTGCACGTCGCCACGATTTGCATGCCTTCCTGCTACCGGTCAACGATGTGCCGCCGGTTGAAACCCACTTGTATTGGCACGAAAGCACCGACCAGGACCCGGCCAACCGCTGGATGCGCGAGCAGATGATCGAGTTGTGCCAGCAGGTGACGGCTCATGAGAAGAAGCTGGATAAGGTTTAA
- a CDS encoding MerR family transcriptional regulator, whose protein sequence is MSSQTYSISDLARELDITTRAIRFYEEQGLLSPERRGQERIYSPRDKVSLKLILRGKRIGFSLAECRELIELYDPTSGNQKQLHSMLAKIAERREQLEQQLLDIEQMKLELDTAEERCIQALEQTIEGQEAIQ, encoded by the coding sequence ATGAGCAGCCAGACCTACAGCATCTCCGACCTCGCCCGCGAACTGGACATCACCACCCGGGCCATCCGTTTCTATGAAGAGCAAGGCCTCTTGAGCCCTGAACGACGGGGCCAGGAACGTATCTACTCGCCCCGAGACAAGGTCAGCCTGAAGCTGATCCTGCGGGGCAAGCGCATTGGTTTTTCCCTGGCCGAATGCCGCGAACTGATCGAACTCTACGACCCCACCAGCGGCAATCAGAAACAGCTGCACAGCATGTTGGCGAAAATCGCCGAGCGTCGGGAACAACTCGAACAGCAATTGCTGGACATCGAACAGATGAAACTGGAACTCGACACCGCCGAAGAACGCTGCATCCAGGCGCTGGAGCAGACGATCGAGGGGCAGGAAGCCATTCAGTAA
- a CDS encoding hydroxymethylglutaryl-CoA lyase, whose amino-acid sequence MSLPSFVRLIEVGPRDGLQNEAQPISVADKVRLVDALSAAGLGYIEVGSFVSPKWVPQMAGSAEVFAQIQRKPGVTYGALAPNLRGFEDALAAGVKEVAVFAAASEAFSQRNINCSIKESLERFAPIMDAAKQHDVSVRGYVSCVLGCPYEGAVKPEQVAWVARELYAMGCYEVSLGDTIGTGTAGATRKMFDVVSAEVPRDKLAGHFHDTYGQAMANVYASLLEGIAVFDSSIAGLGGCPYAKGASGNVATEDVLYLLDGLGIETGVDLDALIAAGRQICDVLGRPTGSRVAKARAAQ is encoded by the coding sequence ATGTCCCTACCCTCCTTTGTACGCCTGATCGAAGTCGGCCCCCGCGACGGGCTGCAGAATGAAGCTCAACCCATCAGCGTCGCCGACAAGGTGCGCCTGGTGGACGCTTTGAGTGCCGCCGGCCTGGGCTACATCGAGGTCGGCAGTTTTGTCTCGCCCAAGTGGGTGCCGCAGATGGCTGGATCCGCCGAAGTGTTCGCGCAGATCCAGCGAAAGCCCGGCGTTACCTACGGTGCCCTGGCCCCGAACCTGCGTGGTTTTGAAGACGCGTTGGCGGCCGGCGTGAAAGAAGTCGCGGTGTTTGCCGCCGCGTCCGAAGCCTTCTCCCAGCGCAACATCAACTGCTCCATCAAGGAAAGCCTGGAGCGCTTCGCACCGATCATGGACGCCGCGAAACAGCACGATGTCAGCGTGCGCGGTTACGTGTCCTGCGTGCTGGGCTGCCCGTACGAAGGCGCGGTCAAGCCCGAGCAGGTCGCCTGGGTCGCGCGGGAGCTGTATGCGATGGGCTGTTACGAAGTGTCCCTGGGCGACACCATCGGCACAGGCACCGCCGGCGCTACGCGCAAGATGTTCGACGTGGTTTCGGCTGAGGTGCCTCGCGACAAGCTCGCCGGACACTTCCACGACACCTACGGCCAGGCCATGGCCAACGTCTACGCCAGCCTGCTGGAAGGCATCGCCGTGTTCGACAGTTCCATCGCCGGCCTTGGCGGCTGCCCCTATGCCAAGGGCGCCAGCGGTAACGTTGCCACCGAAGATGTGCTGTACCTGCTCGATGGCTTGGGCATTGAAACCGGCGTCGACCTGGACGCATTGATCGCCGCGGGGCGGCAGATCTGTGACGTGCTCGGTCGCCCGACCGGTTCGCGGGTCGCCAAGGCACGCGCCGCACAGTGA
- a CDS encoding AMP-binding protein, with protein MDQLGSHSQLSYTRGSQAKALLAQTIGQAFDQTVARYPEGEALVVRHQALRYTWQQLAEAVDLHARALLALGLKTGDRLGVWAPNCAQWCITQFASAKIGVILVNINPAYRASELEYVLQQSGCQWLVCAGAFKTSDYHAMLQGLAPELAEQSIGHLHSERLPDLRGVISLDPQPPSGFLPWSQLTALGAAVTSGQLAEHQASLHFDQPVNIQYTSGTTGFPKGATLSHRNILNNGYMVGESLGLSAADRLVIPVPLYHCFGMVMGNLGCMTHGSTMIYPNDAFDPLLTLRTVAEEKATALYGVPTMFIALLDQPQRGEFDLSSLRTGIMAGATCPIEVMRRVINEMHMAEVQIAYGMTETSPVSLQTGPSDELELRVTTVGRTQPQLESKIINEAGEVVPRGTIGELCTRGYSVMLGYWNNPKGTADAIDLERWMHTGDLATMDEQGYVCIVGRNKDMIIRGGENVYPRELEEFFFTHPAVADVQVIGIPCSRYGEEIVAWIKFHPGHSATAQELQDWCKARIAHFKTPRHFKFVEEFPMTVTGKIQKFRMREISVEELGDKQS; from the coding sequence ATGGATCAACTCGGTTCGCATTCGCAGCTCAGCTACACCCGTGGCTCCCAGGCCAAGGCCTTGCTGGCCCAGACCATCGGCCAGGCTTTCGACCAGACGGTGGCCCGCTACCCGGAGGGCGAGGCATTGGTGGTTCGCCATCAAGCGCTGCGCTACACCTGGCAACAACTGGCTGAAGCCGTCGACCTGCACGCCCGAGCCTTATTGGCGTTAGGTTTGAAAACCGGCGACCGCCTCGGCGTGTGGGCGCCCAATTGCGCCCAGTGGTGCATCACCCAATTCGCCAGTGCGAAGATCGGTGTCATTCTCGTCAACATCAACCCGGCCTATCGCGCCTCCGAGCTGGAGTACGTACTCCAACAATCCGGATGCCAGTGGCTCGTGTGCGCCGGGGCGTTCAAGACGTCGGATTACCACGCCATGTTGCAGGGGCTGGCGCCAGAGCTGGCGGAGCAATCGATCGGCCACCTGCACAGCGAGCGCCTGCCGGACCTGCGCGGTGTGATCAGTCTCGATCCCCAGCCGCCGTCAGGCTTCCTGCCCTGGTCGCAACTGACAGCCCTTGGCGCAGCGGTGACGTCTGGGCAATTGGCTGAGCACCAGGCCAGCCTGCATTTCGATCAACCGGTCAATATCCAGTACACCTCCGGTACCACCGGCTTTCCCAAAGGCGCGACCCTTAGCCACCGCAACATCCTCAACAACGGTTACATGGTCGGCGAAAGCCTGGGCCTGAGCGCCGCCGACCGTCTGGTGATCCCGGTGCCGCTCTACCATTGTTTCGGCATGGTCATGGGCAACCTGGGCTGCATGACTCACGGCAGCACCATGATCTATCCCAACGATGCCTTCGATCCGTTGCTGACCCTGCGCACCGTGGCCGAAGAGAAAGCCACTGCGCTGTACGGCGTGCCCACCATGTTCATCGCCCTGCTGGATCAGCCGCAGCGAGGCGAATTCGACTTGTCCAGCCTGCGCACCGGGATCATGGCTGGGGCGACGTGTCCGATCGAAGTGATGCGACGGGTCATCAACGAGATGCACATGGCTGAAGTGCAAATAGCCTATGGCATGACGGAAACCAGTCCGGTGTCATTGCAGACCGGTCCTTCAGATGAGTTGGAATTGCGCGTGACCACCGTCGGTCGCACCCAGCCGCAATTGGAAAGCAAGATTATCAACGAAGCCGGGGAGGTCGTCCCCCGGGGCACCATCGGCGAGTTGTGTACCCGTGGCTACAGCGTGATGCTCGGTTATTGGAACAACCCCAAGGGTACCGCCGATGCCATCGACCTGGAGCGCTGGATGCACACCGGTGACCTGGCGACGATGGACGAGCAGGGTTATGTCTGCATTGTTGGACGCAACAAGGACATGATCATCCGCGGCGGTGAGAATGTTTACCCCCGTGAGCTGGAAGAGTTCTTCTTCACCCACCCGGCGGTGGCGGATGTGCAGGTGATCGGCATCCCATGCTCGCGCTACGGCGAGGAAATCGTCGCCTGGATCAAATTCCATCCCGGCCACAGCGCCACGGCGCAGGAGCTACAGGACTGGTGCAAGGCGCGCATCGCCCACTTCAAAACGCCGCGTCATTTCAAATTCGTCGAAGAATTCCCAATGACCGTGACCGGCAAGATCCAGAAATTTCGCATGCGCGAAATCAGCGTTGAAGAACTGGGCGATAAGCAAAGCTAG
- a CDS encoding isovaleryl-CoA dehydrogenase: protein MSYPSLNFALGETIDMLRDQVQSFVAKEIAPRAAQIDIDNLFPADLWRKFGDMGLLGITVPEEYGGAGLGYLAHVVAMEEISRGSASVALSYGAHSNLCVNQINRNGNHEQKTKYLPKLISGEHIGALAMSEPNAGSDVVSMKLRADKRGDRYVLNGSKTWITNGPDANTYVIYAKTDLEKGAHGITAFIVERDWKGFSRSNKFDKLGMRGSNTCELFFDDVEVPEENILGVLNGGVKVLMSGLDYERVVLSGGPTGIMQACMDLIVPYIHDRKQFGQSIGEFQLIQGKVADMYTQLNASRAYLYAVAQACERGETTRKDAAGVILYSAERATQMALDAIQILGGNGYINEFPAGRLLRDAKLYEIGAGTSEIRRMLIGRELFNETR, encoded by the coding sequence ATGAGCTACCCATCCCTGAACTTTGCCCTCGGCGAAACCATCGACATGCTGCGCGACCAGGTTCAATCCTTCGTCGCCAAAGAGATCGCCCCCCGCGCCGCTCAGATCGACATCGACAACCTGTTTCCCGCCGACCTGTGGCGCAAGTTCGGCGACATGGGCCTGCTGGGCATCACCGTCCCGGAAGAATACGGCGGCGCCGGCCTGGGCTACTTGGCCCACGTGGTGGCGATGGAAGAAATCAGCCGCGGTTCAGCCTCGGTCGCCCTCTCCTACGGCGCCCACTCCAACCTCTGCGTGAACCAGATCAACCGCAACGGCAACCATGAACAGAAAACCAAGTACTTGCCCAAGCTGATCAGCGGCGAGCACATTGGCGCCCTCGCCATGAGCGAGCCAAATGCCGGTTCCGACGTGGTTTCGATGAAGCTGCGCGCCGACAAACGCGGCGACCGTTACGTGCTCAACGGCAGCAAGACCTGGATCACCAACGGCCCCGATGCCAACACCTACGTGATCTACGCCAAGACCGACCTGGAAAAAGGCGCCCACGGCATCACCGCCTTCATCGTCGAGCGCGACTGGAAAGGCTTCAGCCGCAGCAACAAATTCGACAAGCTCGGCATGCGCGGCTCCAACACCTGCGAGCTGTTTTTCGATGACGTCGAAGTGCCGGAAGAAAACATCCTCGGCGTGCTCAATGGCGGTGTGAAAGTACTGATGAGCGGCCTGGACTACGAACGCGTGGTGCTCTCCGGCGGCCCGACTGGGATCATGCAGGCCTGCATGGACCTGATCGTGCCCTACATCCACGACCGCAAACAGTTCGGCCAGAGCATCGGAGAATTCCAGCTGATCCAGGGCAAGGTCGCCGACATGTACACCCAACTCAACGCCAGCCGCGCTTATCTCTATGCCGTGGCCCAGGCTTGTGAGCGCGGCGAAACCACCCGCAAGGACGCCGCCGGGGTGATTCTCTACAGCGCCGAACGCGCCACGCAAATGGCCCTCGACGCGATCCAGATCCTGGGCGGCAATGGCTACATCAATGAATTCCCGGCTGGACGTCTGCTGCGTGACGCCAAGCTGTACGAAATCGGCGCGGGCACCAGTGAGATTCGTCGGATGTTGATCGGCCGCGAACTGTTCAACGAAACCCGCTAA
- a CDS encoding carboxyl transferase domain-containing protein has protein sequence MATLHTQLNPRSPEFIANRDAMLDQVEALRTLLAQVAQGGGPKAQERHTSRGKLLPRERINRLLDPGSPFLEISPLAAYEVYGEDVPAAGVIAGIGRVEGIECMIVANDATVKGGSYYPLTVKKHLRAQTIAQQNRLPCIYLVDSGGANLPRQDEVFPDREHFGRIFFNQANMSAQGIPQIAVVMGSCTAGGAYVPAMADEAIMVRQQATIFLAGPPLVKAATGEVVSAEDLGGADVHCKISGVADHYADSDEHALAIARRSIANLNWRKLGEVQQRAPITPLYSSDELYGVVSADAKQPFDVREVIARLVDGSVFDEFKALFGTTLVCGFAHLHGYPIAILANNGILFAEAAQKGAHFIELACQRGIPLLFLQNITGFMVGQKYEAGGIAKHGAKLVTAVACAKVPKFTVIIGGSFGAGNYGMCGRAYDPRFLWMWPNARIGVMGAEQAAGVLVQVKREQAERSGHPFSAAQEAEIKQPILDQYEEQGHPYYSSARLWDDGVIDPAQTRDVLGLALSASLNAPIEPSRFGVFRM, from the coding sequence ATGGCCACGCTGCACACTCAGCTCAATCCGCGTTCGCCGGAGTTCATCGCCAACCGCGATGCGATGCTCGACCAGGTCGAGGCCCTGCGAACCTTGCTCGCGCAAGTCGCGCAAGGTGGCGGTCCGAAGGCACAAGAACGTCACACGTCACGGGGCAAGCTACTGCCTCGTGAGCGGATCAATCGTCTGCTGGATCCCGGCTCGCCGTTTCTGGAAATCAGCCCACTGGCCGCCTATGAGGTGTATGGCGAAGACGTTCCAGCCGCCGGGGTGATTGCCGGCATCGGCCGCGTGGAAGGCATCGAATGCATGATCGTCGCCAATGACGCCACCGTAAAAGGCGGATCGTATTACCCGCTGACGGTGAAAAAACACCTGCGCGCCCAGACCATCGCCCAGCAGAATCGCCTGCCCTGCATTTACCTGGTGGACTCCGGTGGCGCCAACCTGCCGCGCCAGGACGAGGTGTTCCCGGACCGCGAGCATTTCGGCCGGATCTTCTTCAACCAGGCGAACATGAGTGCCCAGGGCATCCCGCAGATCGCCGTGGTCATGGGCTCCTGCACCGCCGGTGGCGCCTACGTGCCAGCCATGGCTGACGAAGCGATCATGGTCCGCCAGCAAGCCACGATTTTCCTCGCCGGACCGCCCCTGGTGAAAGCCGCCACTGGCGAGGTGGTCAGTGCCGAAGACCTGGGCGGTGCCGATGTGCATTGCAAGATCTCCGGTGTCGCCGATCATTACGCCGACAGCGACGAACATGCCCTGGCCATCGCCCGCCGCAGCATCGCCAACCTCAACTGGCGCAAGCTTGGTGAAGTGCAGCAGCGGGCTCCAATCACTCCGCTGTACAGCAGCGATGAGTTGTACGGCGTGGTGTCGGCCGACGCCAAGCAGCCGTTCGATGTCCGGGAAGTGATCGCGCGGCTGGTGGACGGTTCGGTGTTCGACGAGTTCAAGGCGCTGTTCGGGACGACGCTGGTGTGCGGCTTCGCCCATCTGCACGGCTACCCCATCGCGATCCTCGCCAACAACGGCATCCTGTTCGCCGAAGCCGCGCAGAAAGGCGCGCACTTCATCGAACTGGCCTGTCAGCGCGGCATCCCTTTGCTATTCCTGCAGAACATCACCGGGTTCATGGTCGGCCAGAAGTACGAGGCCGGCGGCATCGCCAAGCACGGCGCGAAACTGGTGACCGCCGTGGCGTGCGCCAAGGTGCCGAAATTCACCGTCATCATCGGCGGCAGTTTCGGCGCGGGTAACTACGGCATGTGCGGTCGCGCCTACGATCCACGTTTCCTGTGGATGTGGCCGAACGCCCGAATTGGTGTGATGGGCGCCGAACAGGCGGCCGGTGTCTTGGTGCAGGTCAAGCGCGAACAGGCCGAACGCAGTGGCCATCCTTTCAGCGCCGCCCAGGAAGCCGAGATCAAGCAACCGATTCTCGACCAGTACGAAGAACAGGGTCACCCCTACTACTCCAGCGCGCGGTTGTGGGACGACGGCGTCATCGACCCCGCCCAGACCCGCGATGTGCTGGGCCTGGCCTTGTCCGCGTCGCTGAACGCGCCCATCGAACCGAGCCGCTTCGGCGTGTTCCGGATGTAA
- a CDS encoding gamma-carboxygeranoyl-CoA hydratase yields MDNFNTLELLTDSRGVATLWLSRESKNNAFNAEMIRELILALDHVSSDPSLRFLLIRGRGKHFSAGADLAWMQQSAELDYHTNLDDARELAELMYNLAKLKIPTLAIVQGAAFGGALGLISACDMAIGADEAQFCLSEVRIGLAPAVISPFVVQAIGERAARRYALTAERFGGQRAREIGLLSESYPAATLDHQVEQWIDNLLLNSPAAMRASKDLLREVGNGALTPALRRYTENAIARIRVSPEGQEGLRAFLQKRAPNWQAESNNKEPR; encoded by the coding sequence ATGGATAACTTCAACACCCTCGAACTGCTCACCGACTCCCGTGGCGTCGCCACCCTGTGGCTCAGCCGCGAGTCGAAAAACAACGCGTTCAACGCCGAAATGATCCGCGAGCTGATCCTGGCCCTGGATCACGTCAGCAGCGATCCGAGCCTGCGCTTCCTGCTGATCCGCGGGCGCGGCAAGCACTTCAGCGCTGGCGCCGACCTGGCCTGGATGCAGCAATCGGCCGAGCTCGATTACCACACCAACCTCGACGACGCCCGGGAACTGGCGGAGCTGATGTACAACCTCGCCAAGCTGAAAATCCCGACGCTGGCGATCGTCCAGGGCGCGGCGTTTGGTGGCGCCCTGGGGTTGATCAGCGCCTGCGACATGGCCATTGGCGCCGATGAAGCGCAATTCTGCCTGTCGGAAGTGCGCATTGGCCTGGCACCCGCCGTGATCAGCCCGTTCGTGGTACAAGCCATCGGTGAGCGCGCGGCCCGGCGTTACGCCCTGACCGCGGAACGCTTCGGTGGGCAACGGGCGAGGGAAATCGGCTTGCTGTCGGAAAGTTACCCGGCCGCGACACTGGATCATCAGGTCGAGCAATGGATCGACAACCTGTTGCTCAACAGCCCGGCCGCGATGCGCGCCAGCAAGGACCTGTTGCGAGAGGTCGGCAACGGCGCCCTCACCCCGGCGCTTCGGCGCTACACCGAGAATGCCATCGCCCGCATCCGTGTCAGCCCGGAGGGCCAGGAAGGGTTGCGGGCCTTCCTGCAAAAACGCGCGCCGAATTGGCAAGCCGAATCGAATAACAAGGAGCCGCGTTGA